One Enterococcus silesiacus genomic window carries:
- a CDS encoding thymidine kinase (catalyzes the formation of thymidine 5'-phosphate from thymidine), whose amino-acid sequence MAQLFFKYGAMNSGKTIEILKVAHNYEEQDKPVVIMTSGLDTRDGVGVVSSRIGLRREAIPIFKETNVYELIQKLDYKPYCILVDESQFLGKQHVIEFARVVDDLNIPVMAFGLKNDFRNELFEGSKYLMLYADKLEELKTICWFCHKKATMNLHYIDGQPVYEGTQVQIGGNEAYYPVCRNHYFHPPIDGEQVEND is encoded by the coding sequence ATGGCACAATTATTTTTTAAATATGGCGCAATGAACAGTGGCAAAACCATTGAGATCTTAAAAGTAGCTCACAATTATGAAGAACAAGATAAACCAGTTGTGATTATGACAAGCGGACTTGATACTAGAGATGGCGTGGGTGTCGTTTCAAGCCGTATCGGCCTTAGACGAGAAGCTATCCCCATTTTCAAAGAAACCAATGTCTATGAATTGATCCAAAAACTAGACTATAAACCATATTGTATCCTAGTGGATGAATCACAATTTTTAGGGAAACAACATGTGATCGAATTTGCCCGGGTCGTAGATGACTTGAATATTCCTGTCATGGCCTTTGGTTTGAAGAATGACTTTCGGAATGAACTATTTGAAGGATCAAAATACTTGATGTTATATGCTGACAAACTAGAAGAACTAAAAACGATCTGCTGGTTCTGTCACAAGAAAGCCACGATGAATCTACATTATATCGACGGTCAGCCCGTTTATGAAGGAACACAAGTCCAAATCGGTGGTAATGAAGCTTATTACCCTGTCTGCCGTAACCATTATTTTCATCCGCCAATCGACGGTGAACAAGTAGAGAACGATTAA
- a CDS encoding peptide chain release factor 1 → MYDQLQSIEDRYEELGELLSDPEVISDTKRFMQLSKEEANTRETVDVYRRYKQVVEGISDTEELLGEKLDAEMAEMAKEELSELKKEKDVLEERIKILLLPTDPNDDKNIIMEIRGAAGGDEAALFAGDLFGMYQKYAESQGWKTDVMEANITGIGGYKEVIMMISGDNVFSKLKYESGAHRVQRVPSTESQGRIHTSTATVVVLPEAEEVELDLADKDIRTDIYHASGAGGQHVNKTASAVRLTHIPTGIAVAMQDERSQIKNREKAMKILRARVYDQMQQEAQSEYDANRKSAVGTGDRSERIRTYNFPQNRVTDHRIGLTIQKLDQILAGKLDEIVDALVLYDQTSKLEEMQNG, encoded by the coding sequence ATGTACGATCAGTTACAATCAATCGAAGATCGCTATGAAGAGCTGGGCGAATTATTAAGCGATCCAGAAGTCATCAGTGATACAAAACGCTTTATGCAATTATCTAAAGAAGAGGCGAACACGCGTGAAACAGTCGACGTGTACCGCCGCTATAAACAAGTAGTCGAAGGGATCAGTGATACCGAAGAATTATTAGGTGAAAAACTAGATGCTGAAATGGCTGAAATGGCTAAAGAAGAACTATCAGAATTGAAAAAAGAAAAAGACGTTCTTGAAGAACGAATCAAAATTTTACTATTACCAACAGATCCCAATGATGACAAGAATATTATTATGGAGATCCGTGGTGCTGCCGGAGGCGATGAAGCAGCGTTATTTGCTGGTGACTTGTTCGGGATGTACCAAAAATATGCGGAATCTCAAGGCTGGAAGACAGACGTCATGGAAGCCAACATCACTGGAATTGGTGGATATAAAGAAGTTATCATGATGATTTCTGGAGACAATGTCTTTTCTAAACTAAAATATGAAAGTGGAGCGCATCGTGTGCAGCGAGTTCCTTCAACAGAATCACAAGGTCGGATCCATACGTCAACTGCAACGGTTGTCGTGTTACCAGAAGCAGAAGAAGTCGAATTAGATCTTGCGGACAAAGACATCCGTACTGATATTTACCATGCCAGTGGCGCCGGCGGTCAGCACGTCAATAAAACGGCTTCTGCTGTTCGTTTGACTCATATTCCAACTGGGATTGCAGTAGCCATGCAAGATGAACGTTCTCAAATCAAAAACCGTGAAAAAGCAATGAAAATTTTACGTGCTAGAGTCTATGACCAAATGCAACAAGAAGCGCAAAGCGAATATGATGCAAATCGTAAATCCGCTGTGGGGACAGGAGATCGTTCTGAACGAATCCGTACCTATAACTTTCCGCAAAATCGTGTAACCGATCATCGTATCGGTTTAACTATTCAAAAATTAGATCAAATTCTAGCTGGGAAATTAGATGAAATCGTCGATGCATTAGTCTTATACGATCAAACATCAAAATTAGAAGAGATGCAAAATGGGTAA
- a CDS encoding ATP synthase — protein MNRFRLLWLAQRKGRRFISNHFSSIQIIVSYYILMTIVSYLLFCLPFFREPGSQVGFIDMLFMAVSTVSVTGLSTFDINSVFNDRGVLLLEVLFQVGGLGIMMISTAFIILSKRRISLKQRQLIMTDMNQPKLSGIVRLIRITFTIILWFQVIFGTFFSIYFYFSGYYTTWPKAIFFGFYQSISAVTNSGFDVTGDSIIPFAHDYLFLIVIMFLIFVGGIGFPVLMEFREWLFFKKKKRGLPFRFSLFSKIAVLAFVILFVGGTVLIYLLEKDHLFIGMGEVQRWITSMFYSMTTRNAGLQINDLGDFQVTTLIVFSLLMFIGCSPSSVGGGIRTTTVAIIGLYLYSFLKSEDNINVFGRRIDDDDVKKSIVVFMLSLIMCFFAVLFLTATEDHPLIAIIVEVASAFGTTGLSLGITADLTTVGKLMIALLMFIGRIGMLYTLMLFVPKETRDIGYEYPSEKIIIG, from the coding sequence ATGAATCGATTTCGGCTTTTATGGCTGGCTCAGCGCAAAGGAAGGCGTTTTATTTCTAATCATTTTTCATCTATTCAAATCATTGTTTCCTACTATATTCTTATGACGATTGTTTCTTACTTGCTTTTTTGTTTACCTTTTTTTAGAGAGCCAGGCTCTCAAGTTGGTTTTATTGATATGCTTTTTATGGCGGTTAGTACCGTAAGTGTCACGGGGTTATCTACCTTTGATATTAATTCTGTTTTTAACGATCGCGGCGTGTTGTTGTTGGAAGTTCTCTTTCAAGTCGGCGGTCTTGGAATCATGATGATTTCTACAGCCTTCATTATTCTGTCTAAACGGAGAATTTCCTTAAAACAGCGACAATTGATCATGACGGATATGAATCAACCAAAATTAAGTGGTATTGTTCGTTTGATTCGAATCACATTTACGATTATCTTATGGTTTCAAGTGATTTTCGGGACCTTTTTCTCCATCTATTTTTATTTTTCAGGCTATTATACAACTTGGCCAAAAGCGATTTTCTTTGGTTTTTATCAATCAATCTCAGCAGTCACTAACTCTGGATTCGATGTTACTGGAGATTCGATCATTCCATTTGCTCACGATTATCTTTTTTTGATTGTGATTATGTTCTTGATTTTCGTCGGGGGAATCGGTTTTCCAGTATTGATGGAATTTCGCGAATGGCTATTCTTTAAGAAGAAAAAACGAGGTCTGCCTTTCCGCTTTTCCTTGTTTAGTAAAATTGCCGTATTGGCATTCGTGATTTTGTTTGTTGGTGGCACGGTGTTGATTTATTTATTGGAGAAAGATCATTTATTTATAGGTATGGGTGAAGTACAGCGCTGGATTACCTCAATGTTCTATTCGATGACAACACGAAACGCCGGTCTTCAGATCAACGATTTAGGTGATTTTCAGGTGACTACTTTGATCGTATTTTCTCTTTTGATGTTTATTGGCTGTAGCCCTAGTTCAGTTGGCGGCGGTATTCGGACAACAACCGTTGCGATCATCGGTTTGTACTTATACTCTTTCTTGAAAAGCGAAGACAACATCAATGTGTTTGGACGTCGCATCGATGATGATGATGTGAAAAAATCGATTGTCGTCTTTATGCTTTCGTTGATCATGTGTTTTTTTGCTGTTTTATTTTTAACGGCAACAGAAGATCATCCCCTGATCGCGATTATTGTTGAAGTAGCTTCGGCTTTTGGTACAACTGGTCTGTCGTTAGGAATCACTGCTGATCTTACAACAGTTGGAAAACTGATGATTGCTCTATTAATGTTTATTGGCCGTATTGGTATGTTATATACTTTAATGTTATTCGTGCCAAAAGAAACACGAGATATTGGTTATGAATATCCATCTGAAAAAATTATTATTGGCTAA
- a CDS encoding fumarate reductase (Reduces fumarate to succinate in anaerobic bacterial respiration) → MKKIIMSLLSLSLFAGIAVGCTSDQDKTTKKSKESKESTEVTSGASANGYTDLSELEDQYDIVIIGAGGAGMTAALQAKEAGMNPAILEKMPVAGGNTIKSSSGMNASETKYQKEEGITDSNDKFFEETLKGGKGTNDKELLRFFVDHSADAIDWLDTKGIELSNLTITGGMSEKRTHRPADGSAIGGYLVDGLVRNVKEEKIPLFVNANVTEITEKDGQVNGVKVKLNDKETKEIKSNAVIVTTGGFGANKEMLEKYDPKLKDYVTTNQEGTTGDGIKMIENLSGATVDMKEIQIHPTVQQDKSFLIGEVVRGEGGILASQEGARFVNEMDTRDKVSAAITALPEKSAYLVFDQGVRDRAKAIDFYDEQGFVVEGKTIEELAKNFDMPEAALKETVEQWNKDVQAKSDTQFNRATGMDHDLSTGPYYAIKIAPGIHHTMGGVKINTKTEVLKEDGAPIKGLYAAGEVTGGLHGANRIGGNAVADIIIFGRQSGTEAANFASAQK, encoded by the coding sequence ATGAAAAAAATCATCATGAGTTTACTATCATTGAGTTTATTTGCTGGAATTGCTGTAGGTTGTACCAGTGATCAAGACAAGACAACAAAAAAAAGTAAGGAATCCAAAGAAAGCACAGAAGTGACTTCTGGAGCGTCTGCCAATGGCTATACAGATTTAAGCGAATTAGAAGATCAATACGATATTGTGATCATCGGTGCAGGAGGAGCTGGAATGACGGCTGCCTTACAAGCCAAAGAAGCTGGAATGAATCCTGCAATTCTAGAAAAAATGCCCGTTGCAGGTGGCAATACGATCAAATCGTCATCAGGTATGAATGCTTCCGAAACAAAATACCAAAAAGAAGAAGGTATCACTGACAGTAACGATAAATTCTTTGAAGAGACACTTAAAGGTGGAAAAGGGACCAATGATAAAGAGTTATTACGCTTTTTCGTAGATCATTCAGCGGATGCAATCGATTGGTTAGATACTAAAGGCATCGAGCTTAGCAACTTAACAATCACTGGTGGGATGAGTGAAAAACGCACACATCGTCCAGCTGATGGTTCGGCAATCGGTGGCTACTTGGTTGATGGACTTGTCCGCAATGTCAAAGAAGAAAAAATCCCGTTATTTGTAAATGCAAACGTGACAGAAATCACTGAAAAAGACGGTCAAGTCAACGGTGTCAAAGTCAAACTAAACGACAAAGAAACCAAAGAGATTAAATCAAACGCTGTAATCGTAACAACTGGTGGTTTCGGTGCTAATAAAGAAATGCTAGAAAAATACGATCCAAAATTAAAAGATTACGTAACGACAAACCAAGAAGGTACGACAGGTGATGGGATCAAGATGATCGAAAACCTTAGTGGGGCCACAGTGGATATGAAAGAAATCCAAATCCATCCAACTGTTCAACAAGACAAATCATTCTTGATTGGTGAGGTTGTTCGTGGTGAAGGTGGTATTTTAGCTTCACAAGAAGGAGCCCGTTTTGTGAATGAAATGGATACCCGTGATAAAGTTTCAGCTGCTATTACTGCTTTGCCAGAAAAATCAGCTTACTTAGTCTTCGATCAAGGCGTTCGTGATCGTGCCAAAGCGATTGATTTTTATGATGAACAAGGCTTTGTTGTAGAAGGCAAAACAATCGAAGAGCTTGCAAAAAATTTCGATATGCCAGAAGCTGCATTAAAAGAAACAGTAGAGCAATGGAATAAAGATGTTCAAGCAAAATCTGATACTCAATTTAATCGCGCAACAGGTATGGATCATGACTTATCAACGGGTCCTTACTACGCAATCAAAATCGCACCCGGAATCCATCATACAATGGGTGGTGTGAAAATCAATACGAAAACAGAAGTATTAAAAGAAGACGGAGCACCAATCAAAGGCTTGTATGCTGCTGGTGAAGTAACTGGCGGACTACATGGGGCAAACCGTATCGGCGGAAACGCTGTGGCGGATATTATTATCTTTGGCCGTCAATCTGGAACAGAAGCAGCGAACTTTGCTTCAGCACAAAAATAA
- a CDS encoding permease gives MSKWKKLKKADIKREILAGTTSFFAISYIIMVNTMILAEAGMPKELTIFGTIFISIIGSILMGLVADAPIVLTTGMGVNSFFTYTLVLSLGLTWQQALAVSFCAGIIYLMVAFTKLSKLFAEVVPETLKTGITVGIGFFLVLIGLEKGHLIIRGEHTFTQLAPLSDSLTLLTLFSLILTVCLFLKGVQGSFFIGIVVVTVIANVMGLVTATEHFSLSGLKDYPQIFGKLDFSTFFSKSFLLGVFALSMILIFESMGLLKGLMPEADEKKYLRAYRVTGFITLLSGIFGTSPTVAAAESATGIEEGGKTGITSITSGICFFLALLALPFLSYIPDSALAPAIIITGFLMIQQIKTLHFDDFSDYFPAMLMIVLIPFTMNISDGMAFGFVAYPLTKWVAGKKSELSLPMWLISGLFLIYLIVNVLI, from the coding sequence ATGTCTAAATGGAAAAAACTCAAAAAAGCAGATATAAAACGTGAAATTTTAGCTGGAACAACGTCATTTTTCGCTATTTCTTATATCATAATGGTGAATACAATGATTTTAGCTGAAGCTGGAATGCCAAAAGAGCTGACAATCTTTGGAACGATCTTTATCTCAATCATCGGGTCGATTTTGATGGGACTTGTTGCAGATGCACCAATTGTTTTGACGACAGGGATGGGTGTGAACTCTTTCTTTACGTACACCTTAGTCCTTTCTTTGGGCTTGACCTGGCAACAAGCGCTGGCTGTCAGTTTTTGTGCAGGAATTATTTATTTAATGGTTGCGTTTACAAAATTAAGCAAATTGTTTGCAGAAGTGGTTCCTGAAACATTAAAAACTGGGATTACTGTAGGAATCGGTTTTTTTCTTGTCTTGATTGGTTTAGAAAAAGGACATCTCATTATACGAGGAGAACATACTTTTACCCAGTTAGCACCTTTAAGTGATAGTTTGACATTATTGACCTTATTTTCATTGATTTTAACCGTGTGTCTCTTTTTAAAAGGAGTGCAAGGAAGTTTTTTCATTGGGATTGTTGTTGTCACCGTAATTGCTAATGTGATGGGGTTAGTGACTGCTACAGAGCATTTTTCTTTGAGTGGATTAAAAGACTATCCGCAAATATTTGGGAAATTGGATTTTAGTACTTTTTTTTCTAAGAGCTTTTTGCTAGGTGTCTTTGCTCTATCCATGATTTTGATTTTTGAATCAATGGGATTACTCAAAGGCTTGATGCCAGAAGCAGATGAAAAAAAATATCTGCGTGCGTATCGTGTCACCGGGTTTATTACATTGCTGTCAGGTATTTTTGGTACAAGCCCAACTGTGGCTGCCGCTGAAAGTGCGACAGGAATTGAAGAGGGTGGGAAAACTGGGATTACTTCAATAACAAGTGGTATCTGCTTTTTCTTAGCTTTATTAGCTTTGCCATTTCTTTCTTATATTCCCGATTCGGCGTTAGCACCAGCGATCATCATAACAGGATTTTTGATGATCCAACAAATCAAAACCTTGCATTTTGATGATTTCAGTGACTATTTTCCTGCGATGTTAATGATTGTTTTGATACCATTTACCATGAATATTTCTGATGGCATGGCGTTTGGTTTTGTAGCCTATCCATTAACGAAATGGGTTGCCGGGAAAAAATCTGAGCTTTCACTGCCAATGTGGCTGATTTCAGGGCTGTTCCTGATCTATTTGATTGTTAATGTATTGATTTAA